In Haliscomenobacter hydrossis DSM 1100, the DNA window GATGAATTCATTTCTTGGAGAACGACCCCGATCATTGGCGGCTTTCTTCCAATCGTACCAGCTGTACTTGTATTTCAAGTTGCGTACATCGATTTCCTTTTTACCGGCAAACCGATCATCACCTTGATAGTACATTTCTTCCAGGGCACCGTCCGGATCCTCCCAGTCGATTTCCTGATCCCAGTCGATGCGACCTTCGTCGGAATCGTCTTCGTCACTTTCAAGAAAGTGCTCCAGGATGTTGTGGGCAATCGAATCCTTTACCCAGTAAACAAACTGGCGGTATTCGTTGTTGGTAATTTCAGTGTCATCCATAAAAAATCCCTGGATAGAGATTTGTTTGGGTCGCTGAACAAAGGTGTTGCTGATGTCCTGATCACTGGGGCCAACCAATAATGTACCAGAGGGGACATAAACCATACCGTATGGATTGATACCTTTCCATACAGGCCGGTCGAATACACCGGTTAATTCTCCGCTTTCTTGCTTTCCGCAAGCAACCGCTACAAATACCAGCGCAACTAGTGCAAGCTTGAGTACGTTTTTCATGTTAATACCCGAGTTTTCCTTCAGACTTTAAACAGTTTTTTGTTAAAAACTGCGTAAATATAGACCGTTTAAAAATTCAATAAAAGTTAATTGGTGCGTTCGCCATAAGTTTAACAATCCGATACCTCAAACGTGAAGCACACTGTGCTTATTTTAAAGAATCGAAAAAAGTTTGGCGGCGATTTTTTTACCACTTACAATAAACGAGGGTTGTAGATAATTTTCGGTTTCCGACTCTTAGTACCCTGTTGTATGCGGTAATGCACCATTAGCTCGTGCGATCCGTTGCTCACTTCGCGCAGCGGGGACAAAACGAGATCATAAGCATAGGCTATACTTAACTTCTCATTGAGCTTTGCTCCTGCGATCAAACCAAGGGCATCAATGCTATTGGAATTATACCCTCTAAACGATGCGCCGCCAAAGATATTGTCATTATATCGAATTAACAAACCTACATCCGTTTGTATTTGAGTTAAATCTGTACGTACCAAAACGGAGGGTTGAATCAAGAAGCTGGTTCCCAAGGGAAAAGAGGTTTGTCCGTTAAAAAAAACAGTTCGGGTAGTCTGAAGTTCAAATTCACTCAATTGAATTGACGCAGAGGTGAGGTTGCGCATGGCTACTCCAAAACTCCATTTTTCGCTTTGGTAATAGGCTCCAAGGTCAAAAGTTGGGGCCAGTCCACTCATTGCACCCGCCGAAAGAATGTCGTCATTGTGGTTGATCAGGATATCCTGATAGGCTCCCCCCGGTGTACGCAACTGCGAACCATCCAGTCCGTACTGGGTAAAACCGGCTGAAGCACCCAAACCCAGGATGCCCGAGCCCAGTTCCAGTTGGTAGTTGTACGTTGCCATCAGGTTGCTGTTGCGTTGGGCGCCTAACTCATCATTTTCAAATTTCACACCAAATGCTGCCCGGAATTGGGGCAATGGAACCTGCAAAAGTGCAAACTGCGACATGGGTGCCCCGGGCAATCCACCCCATTGCTGCCGCACGCTGGCGGTCAAACTCAAGTCCTGATCGATGGCGGCTGCACCTGAGTTCCAATAATATGGACTCAACATGTGCAGGGTGTACTGCGCGGATTGTTGCGCATGGAGGCCAGCAAGTCCCCAACAGGCCCCTAAAACGAGGGTGAAAAGTTTACGCATAGCTCGGATTTACATACCATTTAGCGCATCCAGATCAAGGATAGCCCTAAAGATTTTTTATGTTAACAATGCCAAAGCTTCCGCCGTAGTGGAAACGGGCAATTGACACGTGTAATTTTGACAAACAAAAATTTGAGTCATTCCCTGGGTTTGCCTTCCTGCCAACAAAGGAAATGTGTCATCGGCCTCAAGCGCACCCATCAGGACTTTGTTGGGGATGT includes these proteins:
- a CDS encoding PorP/SprF family type IX secretion system membrane protein gives rise to the protein MRKLFTLVLGACWGLAGLHAQQSAQYTLHMLSPYYWNSGAAAIDQDLSLTASVRQQWGGLPGAPMSQFALLQVPLPQFRAAFGVKFENDELGAQRNSNLMATYNYQLELGSGILGLGASAGFTQYGLDGSQLRTPGGAYQDILINHNDDILSAGAMSGLAPTFDLGAYYQSEKWSFGVAMRNLTSASIQLSEFELQTTRTVFFNGQTSFPLGTSFLIQPSVLVRTDLTQIQTDVGLLIRYNDNIFGGASFRGYNSNSIDALGLIAGAKLNEKLSIAYAYDLVLSPLREVSNGSHELMVHYRIQQGTKSRKPKIIYNPRLL